In Candidatus Obscuribacterales bacterium, a single genomic region encodes these proteins:
- a CDS encoding HAMP domain-containing protein, translated as MFQKSGIFRQSRFIGLRAKMLIGFTIIFTGIFAGTYYWFYRYASTLALERLRDNLVNAYRVVNAGIDGDSFEILLEQPLSDNGVRIENNSLYIAHQSWLVQITETEPRALAYTYIAGDNPGEIIWIGDAYRTILPDRSPTQFKESYQDEVGLYEGLSQSGVIMTPSQDEWGTWIIAYGPIYNSSGEIVGALGVDFSADYLRIVQRQVRMAVLLIFAIAYLVLILLVYLMARKLTKPITHLTEISERIGDGDYSQRGKLAQFHQRRLRDEITQLAAVFEGMVDKVYQREVTLKQQITELKIEIDHSKRQQQVQEIVDTDYFQGLQKKARMMRRNRDESKD; from the coding sequence ATGTTTCAGAAAAGCGGTATTTTTAGACAATCACGATTTATTGGATTGCGTGCGAAGATGCTCATTGGCTTTACCATCATCTTCACAGGTATTTTTGCCGGAACCTACTACTGGTTTTATCGCTATGCCAGCACCTTAGCGTTAGAACGGCTGCGAGATAACTTAGTCAATGCTTACCGCGTTGTAAACGCCGGTATTGATGGCGACAGCTTCGAAATATTATTAGAACAGCCCTTATCTGATAACGGTGTACGCATAGAAAATAATTCTTTGTACATAGCACATCAATCTTGGCTCGTTCAGATCACAGAAACTGAGCCGCGAGCCTTAGCTTATACCTATATAGCAGGAGATAATCCCGGGGAAATTATTTGGATTGGTGATGCCTATCGAACCATCCTACCCGATCGCTCTCCCACTCAATTTAAAGAATCCTATCAAGACGAAGTTGGACTCTATGAAGGACTCAGCCAATCTGGTGTGATTATGACTCCCTCTCAAGATGAGTGGGGCACGTGGATTATTGCCTATGGCCCCATCTACAACTCATCCGGGGAGATAGTCGGAGCATTAGGGGTAGACTTTAGTGCCGACTATTTACGAATCGTACAGCGACAAGTGCGGATGGCTGTTCTTCTAATTTTTGCGATCGCTTACCTAGTTCTAATCTTATTAGTTTATCTTATGGCTCGCAAACTGACTAAGCCAATCACCCATCTCACAGAAATCAGTGAGCGCATCGGGGATGGCGACTATAGCCAACGAGGAAAACTCGCCCAATTTCATCAGCGTCGGTTACGCGATGAAATCACCCAACTAGCAGCCGTTTTCGAAGGCATGGTCGATAAGGTATACCAGCGTGAAGTCACCTTGAAGCAGCAAATTACAGAGTTGAAAATCGAGATTGATCATTCCAAACGCCAGCAACAAGTCCAGGAAATTGTAGACACTGATTACTTTCAAGGTCTTCAGAAAAAAGCTCGCATGATGCGTCGCAATCGAGACGAAAGTAAAGATTAA
- a CDS encoding methyltransferase encodes SPRVAEFGIGCGSLGISLKLERPKLDLVGVDIDRGAIALAQENLQHVGIDIPLIESDFFTSWPYSDPPDIIYGDPPWGESTDLYDEERSAAYYHAMPCMSAYPVGGKAAVHVGLLKHIAQRRWPSLLLLNCGVLPQPSLSELQALTQTSLILHPTHHLSILRCTVD; translated from the coding sequence GATCGCCCCGAGTTGCAGAATTTGGCATCGGCTGCGGTAGCCTAGGCATTTCCCTCAAGCTAGAGCGCCCCAAGTTAGATCTAGTTGGCGTAGATATTGACAGGGGAGCGATCGCCCTCGCCCAGGAAAATCTACAGCACGTTGGCATCGACATCCCTCTGATTGAAAGCGACTTTTTTACATCCTGGCCATATAGTGACCCACCTGATATCATTTACGGTGATCCCCCTTGGGGGGAAAGCACCGATCTTTACGATGAGGAACGCTCTGCAGCCTACTACCACGCTATGCCCTGTATGTCTGCCTATCCCGTGGGAGGCAAAGCTGCTGTCCATGTGGGCTTATTGAAGCACATTGCCCAACGCCGCTGGCCGAGTTTGCTCCTGCTCAACTGTGGCGTGTTACCTCAACCTAGCTTGAGTGAGCTTCAAGCACTAACCCAAACCAGCCTCATCCTTCATCCTACCCATCATCTCTCTATTTTGCGCTGCACGGTGGACTAA